A window of Mesomycoplasma lagogenitalium contains these coding sequences:
- the def gene encoding peptide deformylase produces the protein MKRKKVKIIQLPNKILRQKSIDVPWPLNEEDEKLAQQMIDHIDYSQEEGQTMYRPGVGVAAVQYGILKNMFYVNVNNGKDDIIFKDVIINPKVLGTSESELALHHGEGCLSVGENWPNQEGFVRRKKVIKVEGYSYFDKVKKVWTVSDYVAIVFQHELDHLQGKLFIDRINKKAPWKKVDKLETI, from the coding sequence ATGAAAAGAAAAAAAGTAAAAATTATTCAATTACCTAATAAAATTTTAAGGCAAAAATCAATTGATGTTCCTTGACCTTTAAATGAAGAAGATGAAAAATTGGCTCAGCAAATGATTGATCATATCGATTATTCGCAAGAAGAGGGACAAACAATGTATCGTCCTGGTGTAGGTGTCGCCGCTGTGCAATACGGGATTTTAAAAAATATGTTTTATGTTAATGTTAACAATGGTAAAGATGACATTATTTTTAAAGATGTAATAATTAATCCCAAAGTTTTAGGCACATCTGAATCAGAACTTGCGTTACACCACGGAGAGGGATGTTTAAGTGTTGGGGAAAATTGACCAAATCAGGAAGGGTTTGTTAGAAGAAAAAAAGTTATTAAAGTTGAAGGTTATTCTTATTTTGATAAAGTTAAAAAAGTTTGAACAGTCTCTGATTATGTGGCAATTGTTTTTCAACACGAATTAGATCATTTACAAGGAAAGTTATTTATTGATAGAATTAATAAAAAGGCACCTTGAAAAAAAGTTGATAAACTTGAAACAATTTAA
- a CDS encoding type I restriction endonuclease subunit R: protein MKNINKITKSEHIIETDQLTILGEYQKIDRTNLNKNYQSEKELEQELIKNLILQGYEKLEIHTQSQLYENLKLQIEKLNKIQFSEKEWARFINEYLDSPNDSVVNKANRIQENHIYDFKFDNDTIKNIKIIDKENLNNNHMQVINQIEQKGKAKNRYDVTILVNGLPLVHIELKQRGYSDKEAFNQIVRYKSESFDSEHSLYKYTQIFVISNGTYTKYFSNFFDNKRANFEFTIDWADQKNNIISDLEDFTKTFFEKRVVLAVLTRYTILTAEKRLLVMRPYQIAATEKILQKIRLSYNNKSWSKTEAGGYIWHTTGSGKTLTSFKTARLATELDFIDKVFFVVDRKDLDNQTVREYKKFQEDSVYGTKNTKELKKNIEKKDNKIIVTTIQKLNEFIKTNKNHEIFNKQCVLIFDECHRSQFGEAQNNIKKSFKKYYLFGFTGTPIFSANSRGFDTTESVFGKLLHSYIITHAIRDKKVLKFKIDYHNTVPYYKPHEENQESDRRKTIEREKMLIHENRIKEITKYILQIFPDKTIRNENIKSKSEHNAILAVQSIDAAKLYYNEFKRQQEFLDEDKKIKVTTIFSFAANEEKLAVGEIADEELETAKNISNTSKEFLVSVVEDFNSTFKTSYDLSDNGFQNFYNAVSEKTKNREIDLLIVVGMFLTGFDAPTLNTLFVDKQLSYHGLIQAFSRTNRINKINKPFGNIVCFRDLSNQTQEAIKLFGNEDSAKIIFEKDFLSYINGYFDENGKLINGYSQTVNELKTYFPNPADISGEEKEMHFISLINNLLRLNNKLKNYDEFKNYKGKLSDREMQDYKSTYIKIREKTLHERNQNFNRNDYSEIEFEIDLLKSEEINLDYIFRVSSSQKTVDDMKREMIRLIRSDIKTSKQEPLIEKMFSDYYNEIQTLFESSNNEVIKVKKIVEFFYDFVKLQKQNDINKLILNQKLKDQDTAYRFIANCINKGNVYREGTEINDLITGGRMSGNRAEKKQIIFTEIQKLVDLYNGI from the coding sequence ATGAAAAACATAAATAAAATTACTAAAAGTGAACACATTATCGAAACAGATCAATTAACCATTTTAGGGGAGTATCAAAAGATTGATAGAACAAATTTAAATAAAAACTATCAATCTGAAAAAGAATTAGAGCAAGAATTGATTAAAAATCTTATACTTCAGGGTTATGAAAAATTAGAAATTCATACACAAAGTCAATTATATGAAAATCTAAAATTACAAATTGAAAAATTAAATAAAATTCAATTTAGTGAAAAAGAATGAGCGAGATTTATTAATGAATATTTAGATTCTCCAAATGATAGTGTTGTCAATAAAGCAAATAGAATACAAGAAAATCATATTTATGATTTTAAATTTGATAACGATACTATTAAAAATATTAAAATAATTGATAAAGAAAATCTTAATAATAATCATATGCAAGTTATTAACCAAATTGAACAAAAAGGAAAAGCAAAAAATAGATATGATGTTACAATTTTAGTTAATGGTTTGCCACTTGTTCATATCGAACTAAAGCAAAGAGGTTATAGCGATAAAGAAGCATTTAATCAAATTGTTAGATATAAAAGTGAAAGTTTTGATTCTGAACATTCTCTTTATAAATATACTCAAATTTTTGTAATTTCAAATGGAACATATACAAAGTATTTTTCTAATTTCTTCGATAATAAAAGAGCTAATTTTGAATTTACCATTGATTGAGCAGATCAAAAAAATAATATCATTTCTGATCTAGAAGATTTTACAAAAACTTTTTTTGAAAAAAGAGTTGTTTTAGCTGTTTTAACTAGATATACAATTTTAACAGCCGAAAAAAGATTATTAGTAATGAGACCTTATCAAATTGCTGCAACTGAAAAAATATTGCAAAAAATTAGATTAAGTTACAATAATAAAAGTTGATCTAAAACAGAGGCCGGGGGTTATATTTGACACACAACAGGTTCAGGTAAAACTCTAACTTCTTTTAAAACAGCTAGATTAGCAACTGAATTAGATTTTATTGATAAAGTATTTTTTGTCGTTGATAGAAAAGATTTAGACAATCAAACGGTAAGAGAATATAAAAAATTTCAAGAAGATAGCGTTTATGGAACTAAAAACACTAAAGAATTAAAGAAAAATATTGAAAAGAAAGATAATAAAATTATTGTTACAACAATTCAAAAATTGAATGAATTTATAAAAACAAATAAAAATCATGAAATTTTTAACAAACAATGTGTTTTAATATTTGATGAATGTCATCGTTCACAATTTGGAGAAGCTCAAAATAATATTAAAAAATCATTTAAAAAATATTATCTATTCGGTTTTACTGGAACTCCAATTTTTAGTGCAAATTCACGGGGATTTGATACAACAGAAAGTGTTTTTGGAAAACTTTTACACTCTTATATTATTACTCATGCAATAAGAGATAAAAAAGTTTTAAAATTTAAAATCGATTATCACAATACCGTTCCTTATTATAAACCTCATGAAGAAAATCAAGAAAGTGATAGAAGAAAAACGATCGAAAGAGAAAAGATGTTAATTCATGAAAACAGAATTAAGGAAATAACAAAATATATTTTACAAATTTTCCCTGATAAAACAATTAGAAATGAAAATATAAAAAGCAAAAGTGAACATAATGCCATTTTAGCAGTTCAAAGCATAGATGCAGCCAAACTTTATTATAACGAATTTAAAAGGCAACAAGAATTTTTGGATGAAGATAAAAAAATTAAAGTAACAACAATTTTTAGTTTTGCTGCTAATGAAGAAAAACTTGCAGTTGGCGAAATCGCTGATGAGGAATTAGAAACTGCAAAAAATATTTCAAATACATCAAAAGAATTTTTAGTTTCTGTTGTGGAAGATTTTAATTCTACATTTAAAACATCATATGATTTATCAGATAATGGTTTTCAAAATTTTTATAATGCAGTTTCTGAAAAAACAAAAAATAGAGAAATTGATTTATTGATTGTAGTAGGAATGTTTTTAACAGGATTTGATGCTCCAACATTAAATACTTTATTTGTCGATAAACAACTTAGTTATCACGGATTAATTCAAGCATTTTCTAGAACAAACAGAATTAATAAAATTAATAAACCATTTGGCAATATCGTATGTTTTAGAGATTTATCTAACCAAACTCAAGAAGCTATTAAATTATTCGGTAATGAAGATAGTGCAAAAATTATTTTTGAGAAAGACTTTTTAAGTTATATAAATGGATATTTTGATGAAAATGGAAAACTTATTAACGGTTATTCTCAAACAGTAAATGAACTTAAAACTTATTTTCCTAATCCAGCTGATATTTCTGGCGAAGAAAAAGAAATGCATTTTATATCTCTAATCAATAATTTACTAAGACTTAATAATAAACTGAAAAATTATGACGAGTTTAAAAATTATAAAGGTAAATTAAGCGATAGAGAAATGCAGGATTATAAAAGCACCTATATTAAAATTCGCGAAAAAACATTACACGAAAGAAACCAAAATTTTAATCGTAATGATTATTCAGAAATTGAATTTGAAATTGATTTATTAAAAAGTGAAGAAATTAATTTGGATTATATTTTCCGTGTTAGCAGTTCACAAAAAACTGTTGATGATATGAAAAGGGAAATGATTAGATTAATCCGTTCTGATATTAAAACTTCAAAACAAGAGCCTTTAATAGAAAAAATGTTTAGTGACTATTATAATGAAATTCAAACTCTCTTTGAATCTAGTAATAATGAAGTTATTAAAGTTAAAAAAATTGTTGAATTTTTTTACGATTTTGTGAAATTACAAAAGCAAAATGATATTAATAAATTAATTTTAAATCAAAAATTAAAGGATCAAGATACTGCTTATAGATTTATTGCAAATTGCATTAATAAAGGAAATGTATATCGCGAAGGAACGGAAATTAACGACTTAATAACCGGCGGAAGAATGTCAGGAAATAGGGCAGAAAAAAAACAAATTATTTTTACTGAAATTCAAAAATTAGTTGATTTATATAACGGGATTTAA
- a CDS encoding restriction endonuclease subunit S: protein MLEKAEKLICKLLKNSSVIKNKDIYKIQIKSLKEICKCYDGVHQTPKYIDQGVPFVSVENIKNIYATNKFISLNDFNKYKIKTQKGDLFMTRIGDIGTCAVVENNDNLAYYVSLALLRPNQNIVLSKFLKYMIESEHGKKELNKRILHSACPIIINLTEISKLKFLIPPLTIQKHIVNILDKFYELINDLTKGLPQEIELRKKQYDYYCNKLLNFH, encoded by the coding sequence TTGCTTGAAAAGGCAGAAAAACTGATATGCAAGTTATTAAAAAATAGTTCAGTTATTAAAAATAAAGATATTTATAAAATCCAGATAAAGAGTTTGAAAGAAATTTGTAAATGCTATGACGGTGTACACCAAACACCTAAATACATTGATCAAGGAGTACCATTTGTAAGTGTAGAAAATATTAAAAATATTTATGCAACTAATAAATTTATATCACTTAATGATTTTAATAAATATAAAATCAAAACGCAAAAAGGCGATTTATTTATGACAAGAATTGGCGACATAGGTACTTGTGCAGTAGTGGAAAATAATGATAATTTAGCTTATTATGTATCTTTAGCTTTATTAAGACCGAATCAAAATATTGTTTTAAGTAAATTTTTAAAATATATGATTGAAAGCGAACATGGTAAAAAAGAATTAAATAAAAGAATTTTACATAGTGCCTGCCCTATAATAATAAATTTAACAGAAATTTCAAAATTAAAATTTTTAATTCCTCCTCTTACTATTCAAAAACATATTGTTAATATTTTAGATAAATTTTATGAACTAATTAATGATTTAACAAAGGGACTACCACAAGAAATTGAATTGAGAAAAAAACAATATGATTATTATTGTAATAAACTTTTAAATTTTCATTAA
- a CDS encoding restriction endonuclease subunit S gives MLESNQEYKLRLKTLGEIGKFTRGNGIAKSDLKLNGKPVIHYGQIHTTYNIRTDKTFSFVDDQIYSKLRKANFNDLLIVTASENQSDLGKSIVWTGKNEIGISDYVYAYKTKENSKYIQYWTQTNYFKEQKNKNMRGSSIYYLLQENMEKFKILIPPLELQNKIVAILDKFQDAIEHSKGLLPQEIELRKAQYEYYRDKLLSFDIDVTPERERESKIQ, from the coding sequence TTGCTTGAAAGTAATCAAGAATATAAATTACGGTTAAAAACACTGGGTGAAATAGGTAAATTTACAAGAGGAAACGGAATAGCTAAAAGCGATTTAAAACTCAATGGAAAGCCAGTAATTCATTATGGTCAAATTCATACCACATATAATATAAGAACTGATAAAACATTTTCATTTGTGGATGATCAAATTTACTCGAAATTAAGAAAAGCTAACTTCAATGATTTATTAATAGTAACTGCCTCCGAAAATCAATCAGATCTTGGAAAATCAATTGTTTGAACTGGAAAAAATGAAATCGGCATTTCTGATTATGTGTATGCATATAAAACAAAAGAAAATTCTAAATATATACAATATTGAACTCAAACAAATTATTTTAAAGAACAAAAAAATAAAAATATGAGAGGTTCTAGTATTTATTATCTGCTTCAAGAAAATATGGAAAAATTCAAAATTTTAATTCCTCCTTTAGAACTACAAAATAAAATTGTTGCTATTTTAGATAAATTTCAAGATGCAATTGAACATTCAAAAGGATTACTACCACAAGAAATTGAGCTAAGAAAAGCGCAGTATGAATATTATCGTGATAAACTACTTTCATTTGATATTGATGTAACTCCAGAGAGAGAAAGAGAGAGCAAAATTCAATAG
- a CDS encoding type I restriction-modification system subunit M, which yields MNEYSKENNGINQRAELHKKIWAIADKVRGAVDGWDFKQYILGILFYRFISENITEYFNKDEKIENPDFNYENISDEDAVKYFRGLNSEDDIVKQKGFFILPSQLFANILKNARKNNDLNTDLARIFKEIESSASGYASEDDIKGLFDDIDTTSHRLGNTVAEKNKRLADILEGIAEINFQDFKNNEIDAFGDAYEFLISNYASNAGKSGGEFFTPQSVSKLLARIVIEGKQTINKVYDPTCGSGSLLLQMKKQFDENIIQEGFFGQEINITTYNLARMNMFLHNINFNNFNLKIGDTLLSPMHKDEKPFDAIVSNPPYSIKWVGDADPTLINDERFAPAGKLAPKSYADFAFIMHSLNHLSSQGRAAIVCFPGIFYRKGAEQTIRKYLVDNNFIDTIIQLPENLFFGTSITTSILVMAKNKMNTNILFIDASKEFKKEKNNNILEDKNINKIVEKFVNKENENYFARFVTKEEIEENDYNLSVSSYVEKEDTREKIDIKVLNAQIKETVFKINQLRLDIDKIVEELDFE from the coding sequence ATGAACGAGTATAGTAAAGAAAATAATGGAATCAATCAAAGAGCAGAATTGCATAAAAAAATTTGAGCAATAGCTGATAAGGTTCGTGGAGCAGTTGATGGATGAGATTTTAAACAATATATTTTAGGAATTTTGTTTTATAGATTTATTTCTGAAAATATTACAGAATATTTTAATAAGGATGAAAAAATTGAAAATCCTGATTTTAATTATGAAAATATTAGCGATGAAGATGCTGTTAAATACTTTAGAGGATTAAATAGTGAAGATGACATTGTAAAGCAAAAAGGTTTTTTCATTTTGCCTAGTCAACTTTTTGCTAACATCCTTAAAAATGCTAGAAAAAATAATGATTTAAATACTGATTTAGCTAGAATTTTTAAAGAAATAGAATCAAGTGCTAGCGGTTATGCTTCAGAAGATGATATTAAAGGACTTTTTGATGATATTGATACAACTAGTCACCGTTTAGGTAATACAGTTGCTGAAAAAAATAAAAGATTAGCAGATATTTTAGAAGGAATTGCTGAGATTAATTTTCAAGATTTTAAAAATAATGAAATTGATGCTTTCGGTGATGCTTATGAATTTTTAATTTCCAATTATGCATCTAATGCAGGGAAATCTGGTGGTGAATTTTTTACTCCTCAATCTGTTTCTAAATTATTAGCAAGAATAGTGATTGAAGGTAAACAAACAATTAATAAAGTTTATGATCCAACTTGTGGAAGTGGTTCATTACTTTTACAAATGAAAAAACAATTTGATGAAAATATTATCCAAGAAGGTTTTTTCGGTCAAGAAATTAATATTACTACTTACAATTTAGCAAGAATGAATATGTTTTTACATAATATTAATTTTAATAACTTTAATTTAAAAATAGGTGATACTTTACTAAGTCCGATGCATAAAGATGAAAAACCTTTTGATGCAATCGTTTCCAATCCGCCATATTCAATTAAATGAGTCGGAGATGCAGATCCAACATTAATAAATGATGAACGTTTTGCTCCAGCGGGAAAATTAGCACCTAAAAGTTATGCTGATTTTGCTTTTATTATGCACTCATTAAATCATTTATCTAGTCAAGGAAGAGCAGCAATTGTTTGTTTTCCTGGAATTTTTTACCGTAAGGGAGCTGAACAAACAATCCGTAAATATTTAGTTGATAATAACTTCATTGATACAATTATTCAATTACCTGAAAATTTATTTTTCGGAACTTCAATTACAACTAGTATTTTAGTTATGGCTAAAAATAAAATGAATACAAATATTTTATTTATTGATGCAAGCAAAGAATTTAAAAAAGAAAAAAATAATAATATTTTAGAAGATAAAAACATTAATAAAATTGTTGAAAAGTTTGTAAATAAAGAAAATGAAAATTATTTTGCAAGATTTGTAACTAAGGAAGAAATTGAAGAAAATGATTATAATCTTTCAGTTTCTAGTTATGTAGAAAAAGAAGATACAAGAGAAAAAATTGATATTAAAGTTTTAAATGCTCAAATTAAAGAAACTGTTTTCAAAATTAATCAATTAAGATTGGATATTGATAAAATTGTTGAAGAATTAGATTTTGAATAA
- a CDS encoding MSC_0775 family lipoprotein → MKRKYKFLLSSLLTASPVITFLSCTPASQKQEFKKEEESDLNPKEKVKLPELNNIDVKKTDIKIDTYILDKVKDIYNSLAEKDFLVYTNQLDPNLNGKPLNLDKIYPTDLIKNNYVKRFADVDIEKIKSILLQNSKFDQKEKEFIKSLTFKVHYSHIHLKNDNLLKVYVPIEIISKVPNKKPSLYQSRFIESITEFKNVDIENTTSERKYKILMQEFNKLKQFLQNNLQSISLKLNKEQLNKILEKWNLNELSSEQYKEFIDLSFSSELQTLINGIESIKDEKEKTSIKAKIRIIDAYFKNNQFDKLYLKVRYATGKVDENGFSDYNHGEDLEYFINLENNYLLEQYIKFQTNFHFNEVNNIYEFNFLNLKKEDMYFIFKDEKIKLIDYQITKKDPKNATIKFTVEYNGQKIENILMNFGVGNYVYQFEKQFQNDNYQAHNFIAEKITADNILKINNSLFTAYGNQIFSGGFDTLRAFYTKNTDIANSLHLGEDYLAPQFQPIVAPYDGEIIAIYNSPSDQPASGIGTTLMMKINYSQLKLTPREFENHFKTPYDSQGFFYIGFIHLDASKTLNNSNLNIVVSNKEINKRKMTYAGNISPKTPLKVKQGQIMGYLGSHATNGGWMTHVHTTLVANGKGYYNDNGFYQEIKINERFNKYDPEKGRLSDIRVQGVAVAPKTQIKNVDPITAKSDKNGKNDPLYYTINVLDWHKRHGVLVNPNAIYKIRGEQSFWFNIEELNNLEN, encoded by the coding sequence ATGAAAAGAAAATATAAATTTTTATTATCATCACTTTTAACTGCTAGTCCAGTTATTACTTTTTTATCATGTACACCAGCAAGTCAAAAACAAGAATTTAAAAAAGAGGAAGAAAGTGATTTAAATCCAAAAGAAAAGGTAAAATTACCCGAATTAAATAACATAGATGTTAAAAAAACAGACATCAAAATCGATACTTATATTTTAGATAAAGTTAAAGACATTTATAATTCTCTTGCTGAAAAAGATTTTTTAGTTTATACAAATCAATTAGATCCTAACTTAAATGGTAAGCCATTAAATTTAGATAAAATTTATCCAACAGATTTAATAAAAAATAATTATGTTAAAAGATTTGCTGATGTTGATATTGAAAAAATTAAATCAATTCTTTTACAAAATTCTAAATTTGATCAAAAAGAAAAAGAATTTATTAAAAGTTTAACATTTAAAGTTCATTATTCTCATATTCATTTAAAAAATGATAATTTACTAAAAGTCTATGTTCCTATTGAAATTATTTCTAAAGTTCCAAATAAAAAACCTTCCCTTTATCAATCGAGGTTTATTGAATCAATAACCGAATTTAAAAATGTGGATATTGAAAATACAACTTCTGAAAGAAAATATAAAATTTTAATGCAAGAATTTAATAAATTAAAACAATTTTTACAAAATAATTTACAGTCGATTTCACTTAAATTAAATAAAGAACAACTAAATAAAATATTAGAAAAATGAAATTTAAATGAACTAAGTTCTGAGCAATATAAAGAATTTATAGATCTTTCTTTTTCATCTGAACTACAAACTTTAATTAATGGAATTGAAAGTATAAAAGATGAAAAAGAAAAAACTTCAATTAAAGCTAAAATTAGAATTATTGATGCTTATTTTAAAAATAATCAATTTGATAAATTATATTTAAAAGTTCGTTATGCTACTGGAAAAGTTGATGAAAATGGCTTTAGTGATTATAACCATGGCGAAGATTTAGAATATTTTATTAATTTAGAAAACAATTATTTATTAGAACAATATATTAAATTTCAAACTAATTTTCACTTTAATGAAGTTAATAATATTTATGAATTTAATTTTTTAAATCTTAAAAAAGAAGACATGTATTTTATTTTTAAAGATGAAAAAATTAAATTAATAGATTATCAAATAACTAAAAAAGATCCAAAAAATGCTACTATTAAATTCACAGTTGAATATAATGGACAGAAAATAGAAAATATTTTAATGAATTTTGGAGTGGGTAATTATGTTTATCAATTTGAAAAACAATTTCAAAATGATAATTATCAAGCTCACAATTTCATTGCTGAAAAAATTACAGCTGATAATATTTTAAAAATTAATAATAGTTTATTTACTGCTTACGGTAATCAAATTTTTTCAGGCGGTTTTGACACACTAAGAGCTTTTTATACTAAAAATACAGATATTGCTAATTCATTGCATTTAGGAGAAGATTATTTAGCTCCACAATTTCAACCAATTGTTGCTCCATATGATGGTGAAATTATTGCAATATATAATAGTCCATCAGATCAACCGGCTTCAGGAATTGGTACAACATTAATGATGAAAATTAATTATAGCCAATTAAAATTAACACCGAGAGAATTTGAAAATCACTTTAAAACCCCTTACGATTCTCAAGGATTTTTCTATATTGGCTTTATTCACTTAGATGCTTCTAAAACTTTAAATAATAGTAATTTAAATATTGTCGTTTCAAACAAAGAAATTAATAAAAGAAAAATGACTTATGCAGGAAATATTTCCCCTAAAACCCCTTTAAAAGTTAAGCAAGGACAAATAATGGGTTATTTAGGTTCTCATGCTACAAACGGAGGTTGAATGACACACGTTCATACAACACTTGTAGCTAATGGAAAAGGTTATTATAATGATAATGGTTTTTATCAAGAAATTAAAATTAATGAAAGATTTAATAAATACGATCCTGAAAAAGGTAGATTAAGCGACATTAGAGTTCAGGGTGTTGCGGTAGCGCCGAAAACTCAAATTAAAAATGTTGATCCAATCACTGCTAAAAGTGATAAAAATGGGAAAAATGACCCTTTATATTACACTATTAATGTTTTAGATTGACACAAAAGACATGGTGTTTTAGTTAATCCTAATGCTATTTACAAAATTAGAGGTGAGCAATCTTTTTGATTTAATATTGAAGAATTAAATAATTTAGAAAATTAA
- a CDS encoding MAG4940 family membrane protein: MTVENILKTSFRLDAFLFEFISNFLLIFLILILMLIKKIEKIKNLKLFYATSFSLVFIISVVTTWAISRYYSKFSAEPFVSPSHVILFSILKATPFKSDTLYFYDQGIFYILSSQFLASIFAFLAYILVFYNLKKWSNYKSKFENIHFYEIIEQKNDSNPIKFLVKELIFIVFYLITIPFIGQINAIYYNWDHFKALLITFSFLFFILFISSFFGFFTFHLFFSLIVIFCNLMAILKEKRENIITKKEVNKKITFISINGLISIILTFVLPIIVATIIWQIGKSQGVIFNF; the protein is encoded by the coding sequence ATGACTGTAGAAAACATTTTAAAAACAAGCTTTCGACTAGATGCATTTTTGTTTGAATTTATTTCAAATTTTTTATTAATTTTCTTAATTTTAATATTAATGTTGATTAAAAAAATAGAAAAAATAAAAAATTTAAAGCTATTTTATGCTACTAGTTTTTCTTTAGTGTTTATTATAAGTGTAGTAACTACTTGAGCAATTTCTAGGTATTATAGCAAATTTTCTGCCGAACCTTTTGTTAGTCCTAGTCATGTAATATTATTTTCCATATTAAAAGCTACGCCCTTTAAAAGTGATACATTATATTTTTATGATCAAGGAATTTTCTACATTTTAAGTTCCCAATTTTTAGCTTCTATTTTTGCTTTTTTAGCATACATTTTAGTATTTTATAATTTAAAAAAATGAAGCAATTATAAAAGTAAATTTGAAAATATTCATTTTTATGAAATTATCGAACAAAAAAATGATAGTAATCCCATTAAATTTTTGGTTAAAGAATTGATATTTATTGTTTTTTATTTAATAACCATTCCATTTATTGGACAAATTAATGCAATTTACTATAATTGAGACCATTTTAAAGCATTATTAATTACTTTTTCATTTTTATTTTTCATTTTATTTATATCATCATTTTTTGGTTTTTTTACATTTCATTTATTTTTTTCTTTAATAGTTATTTTTTGTAATTTAATGGCTATTTTAAAAGAAAAAAGAGAAAATATTATTACTAAAAAAGAAGTAAATAAAAAAATAACATTCATTTCAATTAATGGTCTTATTTCAATAATATTAACATTCGTTTTACCTATTATTGTTGCTACAATAATTTGACAAATTGGAAAATCACAAGGAGTTATTTTTAATTTTTAA